The Candidatus Bathyarchaeota archaeon genome has a window encoding:
- a CDS encoding prepilin peptidase — translation MVSIIFIDLIRVITAFCFLGFAALKDFKTREVSNKVWIMFAPIALILTTVNVMLTNNMSVLWLMLFSFAVTSVLAVITFYLGLFGGADAKALICLSIAVPVYPKIFQPLLSVASPFFPISVLFYAAMLASLTAVFILVSNIAWKLKSGREFFNGFEGESVLKKMLVLFTAKKLKIESLEKNPTYQLVERIIELSDGKIKRRLAPFVKASDQQADFGKIKHLIANGALPNELWATPALPMLVYITVGFLTALFLGDFLFWLAINLS, via the coding sequence TTGGTATCGATAATCTTTATCGATCTCATACGAGTAATAACGGCTTTCTGCTTTCTAGGCTTCGCCGCTTTAAAGGACTTTAAGACGCGGGAGGTTTCTAACAAGGTTTGGATTATGTTTGCTCCTATAGCTCTAATACTTACAACAGTAAACGTAATGCTGACTAATAATATGTCAGTTCTTTGGTTAATGTTATTTTCATTTGCTGTTACTTCAGTGTTAGCTGTAATCACTTTCTATTTGGGTCTTTTCGGGGGGGCAGATGCAAAGGCATTGATCTGCCTCTCTATAGCTGTCCCTGTTTATCCAAAGATTTTTCAGCCATTGCTGAGCGTTGCCTCGCCTTTTTTCCCGATCTCTGTGTTATTCTATGCGGCGATGCTCGCATCGTTAACTGCAGTTTTTATACTGGTTTCGAATATAGCGTGGAAGCTTAAGTCGGGTAGGGAATTTTTTAATGGGTTTGAAGGCGAATCGGTTTTAAAAAAGATGTTAGTGTTATTTACTGCGAAGAAGTTAAAAATTGAATCGCTAGAAAAAAATCCAACTTATCAGCTTGTTGAGCGTATAATTGAACTATCTGACGGCAAAATTAAACGGCGACTGGCTCCATTTGTTAAAGCAAGTGACCAACAAGCAGATTTCGGAAAAATTAAACATCTCATTGCTAATGGGGCGTTACCTAACGAGTTATGGGCAACTCCAGCATTACCGATGTTGGTATACATTACTGTCGGATTTTTGACAGCCCTATTCTTAGGAGACTTCTTATTTTGGTTGGCAATCAATTTAAGTTGA